A genomic stretch from Schistocerca gregaria isolate iqSchGreg1 unplaced genomic scaffold, iqSchGreg1.2 ptg000169l, whole genome shotgun sequence includes:
- the LOC126302176 gene encoding NADH-ubiquinone oxidoreductase chain 5-like: MAGLGANFEFDLKKIIALSTLRQLGLIIRILAIGYPKLAFFHLLAHALFKALLFICAGSIIHNLKDSQDIRFIGSIVNFIPLTSVCFNVSSLSLCGIPFLAGFYSKDLILEMVCLR, translated from the coding sequence atggctggattgggcgctaattttgagtttgatttaaagaagattattgctctttctactttaagacaacttggtttaataataagaattttggctataggttatccaaagcttgcattttttcatttattggctcatgctttatttaaggcattattatttatatgtgcaggttcaataattcataatttgaaggattctcaggatattcgttttataggatcaattgttaatttcatacctttaacttcagtttgttttaatgtttctagtttatctttgtgtggaataccttttttagcgggattttattcaaaggatttaattcttgagatggtttgtttaagatga
- the LOC126302177 gene encoding NADH-ubiquinone oxidoreductase chain 5-like, which produces MAGLGANFEFDLKKIIALSTLRQLGLIIRILAIGYPKLAFFHLLAHALFKALLFICAGSIIHNLKDSQDIRFIGSIVNFIPLTSVCFNVSSLSLCGIPFLAGFYSKDLILELVCLR; this is translated from the coding sequence atggctggattgggcgctaattttgagtttgatttaaagaagattattgctctttctactttaagacaacttggtttaataataagaattttggctataggttatccaaagcttgcattttttcatttattggctcatgctttatttaaggcattattatttatatgtgcaggttcaataattcataatttgaaggattctcaggatattcgttttataggatcaattgttaatttcatacctttaacttcagtttgttttaatgtttctagtttatctttgtgtggaataccttttttagcgggattttattcaaaggatttaattcttgagttggtttgtttaagatga